A genomic segment from Gossypium hirsutum isolate 1008001.06 chromosome D04, Gossypium_hirsutum_v2.1, whole genome shotgun sequence encodes:
- the LOC107921883 gene encoding DNA glycosylase/AP lyase ROS1 isoform X3 yields the protein MSKQGQERPVIHIELQENQIFGANCIESERCSFGFAQESQTEGVVACSDSGSCTEVNGSFNNLMAASVWSESFSCGQNPAELGNVSSVDLSAIATAVSAASTSAAPVGINNHSGCGPSGLFPVHVNLSTQRNIRIAGNCTPRKNQNVIPPQNPYDYDFNLPAGPSEAFSQTSISDFAPITPDKARTAEMKEVPEIGKLNIVNITEKQDEQANELVPARLDVNVVQCSKELQMPVLKSSLTATLSKENQNSDNGGSHLAELEITTPQQKQRKRKHRPKVITEGKPRRPRKPATPKPDGSQETPTGKRKYVRKSTVKNDTSILPGVANAEKSTGKRKYVRRKGLNKDSTIPTQEGGKGATHPETLEHNKKPCRRALDFDTVGQEREESSACKPACNLNSSPGTENLGKEGSQSKSMVQLCGIIEVDAEKTQTGIAFELKQSVKEKPKDDLSLPEDQAPGTPVPTKNNPTHRRQNTHPQKLSNRRGKDKATGHDGLKRNEHTTLDSDAQLPARSLIDSKCRTSSLLEGGQANKSAATQQEDTRIVNSYGSHYNNFCAYQMILGMQFPHIHRRKRTGKGQNPATSSASSSITAARSLVPAEACLVDKMEVNPHQLISSGVSTEHEAGRKFSLNKMQTFSYIMASNQTESSKKKRTRETTGIQDLASLNGIAQCKRHPEYCSSQPPVDYDMREVGNTDRPQTSMEALVTEMQAKLAKTKQTKKRNCLVSSACSSTNEAQMHKKLLRASPEEIWKQFFSVDALLEQFNQLDINREGSAIACQEQNALVPYNMIYQEHNALVVYRDGTIVPFVPTRKRRPRPKVDLDEETNRVWKLLLENINSEGIDGTDEEKAKWWEEERRVFSGRADSFIARMHLVQGDRRFSPWKGSVLDSVIGVFLTQNVSDHLSSSAFMSLAARFPIKSKSKDKLYHQEGTSLVNGEEFYVLEPEESIKWDAKTAIQPVGDQSSMTVDGYQDSEEKEVANSEELSGSSTATVSSINEPKCNLLNSSGSGLSTYCDSTANRLNMETIRGKTDCFKGDEETNDVLSSQNSVVSSENSGDFSLVQTAERTGSCSEGNSEGADHTKRPIFNILNGSTSFVQLLQMVGSARLHEVQSHQNMSPNENSNVRTSQFQNHQRENCDNSDGPKSFTREDLMPSANYHPYLTLNSEVREIGHFETLKEETRVSEASKTIDESMIKRLSPLTQESASRTMDQNDKTRSVQVAQQSSFENFQSSTYTIPVEMTVSHCPKGLLQDTINLVESPAEAQNKEMLRHVSMSKHSEETLDITESSTAFDNQRNPQQKMQESNLYTHDSSSNKELNSMVGELKSEGRKVKKEKKDDFDWDSLRKQTEVNGRKREKTERTMDSLDWEAVRCAEVHEIAETIKERGMNNVLAQRIKDFLNRLVRDHGSIDLEWLRDVPPDKAKEYLLSIRGLGLKSVECV from the exons ATGAGCAAACAAGGCCAAGAACGACCAGTGATCCATATTGAGTTGCAGGAAAATCAGATATTTGGAGCAAATTGTATAGAATCAGAAAGATGCTCATTTGGGTTTGCTCAGGAATCTCAAACTGAAGGAGTTGTTGCATGTTCCGATTCCGGCAGTTGCACGGAAGTAAATGGAAGCTTTAATAACTTGATGGCAGCTTCAGTTTGGAGTGAGAGCTTCTCATGCGGGCAGAATCCAGCTGAACTCGGTAATGTTTCTTCTGTAGATCTATCAGCTATTGCAACTGCAGTCTCAGCTGCATCTACAAGTGCAGCACCGGTGGGAATTAATAACCATTCTGGATGTGGACCTTCTGGGCTCTTTCCTGTGCATGTAAATTTATCAACTCAACGAAACATACGGATTGCTGGCAACTGCACGCCAAGAAAAAATCAAA ATGTCATTCCTCCACAGAATCCATATGATTACGACTTCAATCTGCCTGCTGGACCAAGCGAAGCATTCTCTCAAACGAGCATCTCTGACTTTGCCCCTATCACTCCAGATAAGGCCAGAACAGCAGAAATGAAAGAGGTTCCAGAAATAGGAAAGTTAAACATTGTGAACATAACAGAAAAACAAGATGAGCAAGCAAATGAACTGGTTCCCGCTCGACTTGATGTGAATGTAGTTCAATGCAGTAAGGAGCTCCAAATGCCTGTTTTAAAGTCATCCTTGACTGCTACACTGAGCAAGGAAAATCAGAACTCTGATAATGGAGGCAGCCATCTTGCTGAACTAGAAATAACAACACCACAGCAGAAACAGAGGAAGAGAAAGCACAGGCCCAAGGTAATTACTGAGGGCAAACCTAGAAGGCCCAGAAAGCCAGCGACTCCAAAGCCTGATGGTTCTCAAGAAACCCCAACTGGTAAGAGGAAATATGTACGAAAGAGTACAGTGAAAAACGACACATCAATCCTCCCAGGAGTAGCGAATGCAGAGAAATCAACAGGTAAGAGGAAGTATGTGCGAAGAAAGGGACTCAACAAAGACTCAACAATTCCCACACAAGAAGGTGGAAAGGGGGCCACTCATCCAGAAACACTCGAGCATAATAAGAAACCATGCAGGAGGGCATTAGATTTTGACACAGTAGGACAAGAAAGAGAAGAAAGCTCAGCATGCAAGCCAGCCTGCAATTTAAATTCTAGTCCAGGGACAGAAAACCTGGGGAAAGAAGGAAGTCAATCGAAGTCTATGGTTCAGCTTTGTGGCATAATTGAAGTGGACGCAGAAAAGACACAGACAGGGATTGCCTTTGAACTAAAACAATCTGTAAAGGAAAAGCCGAAAGATGACTTATCTCTGCCTGAAGATCAAGCTCCAGGCACACCAGTTCCAACCAAGAATAATCCCACCCATAGAAGACAAAATACTCATCCCCAGAAGCTCAGTAATAGGAGAGGAAAAGATAAAGCCACTGGCCATGATGGACTAAAAAGAAATGAACACACCACATTGGACTCCGATGCTCAGTTACCAGCAAGAAGTCTGATCGACTCCAAGTGCAGAACCAGCTCGCTACTGGAGGGAGGACAAGCAAACAAGTCAGCAGCAACTCAACAAGAAGATACCAGAATTGTAAATTCTTATGGGAGTCACTACAACAATTTCTGCGCATACCAGATGATTCTAGGGATGCAATTTCCTCATATTCACAGGAGAAAGAGAACTGGCAAAGGGCAAAATCCTGCCACATCCAGTGCATCTTCATCAATCACAGCTGCAAGAAGTCTTGTTCCTGCAGAAGCATGTCTGGTAGATAAGATGGAAGTAAATCCCCATCAACTCATTTCTAGTGGAGTTTCAACAGAACATGAAGCAGGGAGAAAATTTTCTCTGAATAAAATGCAAACTTTTAGTTACATCATGGCTTCAAATCAGACAGAGAGTTCAAAGAAAAAGAGAACCAGAGAAACCACAGGGATTCAAGATTTGGCTTCACTTAATGGAATTGCACAATGTAAAAGGCACCCAGAATACTGCAGCAGTCAGCCACCTGTTGATTATGACATGCGAGAAGTCGGGAACACAGACAGACCTCAGACAAGCATGGAAGCCCTTGTCACAGAGATGCAGGCAAAACTGGCAaaaacaaagcaaacaaagaagaGAAACTGCCTTGTAAGTTCAGCATGCTCTAGTACAAATGAAGCCCAAATGCACAAGAAACTTTTAC GTGCCTCTCCAGAAGAAATATGGAAACAATTTTTTTCTGTTGATGCACTTCTTGAACAGTTCAACCAGTTAGACATAAATAGGGAAGGTAGTGCTATTGCATGTCAAGAGCAGAATGCACTCGTCCCTTATAATATGATATACCAAGAGCACAATGCACTTGTTGTTTACAGAGATGGAACCATTGTACCCTTTGTGCCTACCAGAAAGCGACGCCCACGACCCAAGGTCGACCTGGACGAAGAAACAAATAGGGTTTGGAAGCTCCTCTTAGAAAATATAAATAGTGAAGGTATTGATGGAACTGATGAAGAGAAGGCAAAATGGTGGGAGGAAGAAAGGAGAGTATTCAGTGGACGTGCAGACTCATTTATTGCACGAATGCACCTTGTACAAG GGGATAGGCGCTTCTCTCCATGGAAAGGATCAGTCCTGGACTCTGTGATTGGAGTATTTCTTACTCAGAATGTCTCTGACCATCTTTCTAG TTCTGCATTCATGTCTCTTGCCGCTCGTTTTCCTATCAAATCAAAAAGCAAGGACAAGTTGTATCATCAAGAGGGAACAAGCTTAGTTAATGGAGAAGAGTTCTATGTCTTGGAGCCAGAAGAAAGTATAAAGTGGGATGCAAAGACTGCTATTCAACCAGTTGGTGACCAAAGTTCAATGACTGTTGATGGGTATCAAGACTCTGAAGAAAAAGAGGTTGCCAACAGTGAAGAACTCTCTGGAAGTAGTACTGCCACTGTAAGCTCAATAAATGAACCGAAGTGCAACTTGTTGAACTCTTCGGGAAGTGGTTTGAGTACATATTGTGACTCCACTGCAAACAGACTGAACATGGAAACAATCAGGGGAAAAACTGACTGTTTCAAAGGAGACGAAGAGACTAATGATGTCCTCTCATCTCAAAATTCTGTGGTTTCATCTGAAAATTCTGGGGACTTTTCATTGGTTCAAACTGCTGAAAGAACAGGATCATGTTCAGAGGGCAACTCAGAAGGGGCTGACCATACTAAGAGGCCTATTTTTAACATCTTGAATGGATCTACTTCTTTTGTACAACTTTTACAGATGGTTGGATCTGCCAGGTTGCATGAAGTTCAGAGTCATCAGAATATGTCTCCTAATGAGAACTCAAATGTCAGAACAAGCCAATTCCAGAATCACCAAAGAGAAAACTGTGACAACTCAGATGGTCCTAAAAGCTTCACCAGGGAAGACCTTATGCCATCAGCTAATTATCATCCATATCTTACTCTAAACTCAGAAGTAAGAGAAATTGGACACTTTGAGACGTTAAAAGAAGAAACAAGAGTGTCTGAGGCTTCCAAGACGATAGACGAAAGCATGATAAAAAGACTAAGTCCCTTAACACAAGAATCTGCATCTCGAACAATGGATCAAAATGACAAAACCAGGTCTGTACAGGTGGCCCAACAATCgtcctttgaaaattttcaatcaaGCACATACACTATACCAGTTGAGATGACAGTTTCCCACTGTCCAAAGGGGCTGCTTCAAGACACTATAAATCTTGTTGAATCACCAGCTGAGGCACAAAACAAAGAAATGTTGAGGCATGTAAGTATGTCAAAACATTCGGAAGAAACCTTGGACATTACAGAAAGCTCTACTGCATTTGATAATCAAAGAAACCCGCAACAGAAAATGCAAGAGTCAAACTTGTATACACATGACTCTTCATCTAATAAGGAGCTCAATTCAATGGTTGGGGAATTAAAATCAGAAGGCAGAAAGGTCAAGAAAGAGAAAAAAGACGATTTTGACTGGGATAGTTTAAGAAAACAGACAGAAGTAAatggaagaaaaagagaaaaaacagAGAGAACCATGGACTCACTAGACTGGGAAGCAGTGAGATGTGCAGAAGTTCATGAGATTGCTGAGACAATTAAGGAACGTGGGATGAATAATGTGCTTGCTCAACGAATAAAG GATTTCCTCAACAGACTGGTTAGAGATCATGGAAGCATTGACCTGGAGTGGTTGAGAGATGTTCCACCAGACAAAGCAAA AGAGTACCTGCTAAGTATAAGAGGACTGGGGCTAAAAAGTGTTGAGTGTGTCTAA